The Platichthys flesus chromosome 10, fPlaFle2.1, whole genome shotgun sequence genome includes a window with the following:
- the rsrp1 gene encoding arginine/serine-rich protein 1 isoform X2 yields the protein MAKGEGSHSEMATARQSDGISVIFDHKSPASSRSRSRSSGDSPGHHRVRSSHKTRQRSSSSSSVSSSSSCKLSSRPRSRSHPRCHRCSSRCRCDSRPRHGRHRGSLPRHIRADSKSYKPSSSQDRYSSRSNYRSHSKSTSHRHRNRKTEGQDRNKISRSPDRSHRNQSRTSRHSVSQTMDDKRELSTEKTNTMQILAVEKADLPESVKPDLSEQLVESEESSDSETWSSDEEPDDISNPKLSPLRKSISFSINNSVAKPTAAALSCAKVTPRVDSYESRKPYGHWIPVRAGKFTKASKHKLTKSH from the exons ATGGCGAAGGGAGAAGGCTCACACTCAGAAATGGCCACCGCTCGTCAGAGTGACGGCATCAGTGTCATCTTCGACCACAAAAGCCCTGCTTCGTCTCGTTCACGCTCCCGAAGCAGCGGGGACTCTCCTGGCCACCACAGGGTGCGCAGCAGCCATAAGACACGTCAAAGGTCGTCATCATCTTCTTCAGTGTCATCCTCATCCAGCTGCAAGTTGTCATCCCGCCCCAGGTCCCGCTCTCATCCTCGCTGCCACAGATGTTCCTCCCGCTGTCGCTGCGACAGCCGCCCCAGACATGGCCGTCATAGAGGCTCCCTGCCACGCCACATCAGAGCCGACTCTAAATCTTACAAGCCGTCATCCTCGCAGGACAGGTACTCTAGTAGAAGTAATTACAGGTCCCATTCCAAGTCTACTAGCCACAGGCATAGAAACAGGAAAACTGAGGGCCAGGATAGAAATAAAATTTCCAGATCCCCAGACAGAAGCCACAGGAACCAATCCAGAACTTCAAGACACTCTGTCAGTCAGACTATGGATG ATAAGAGGGAACTCAGCACTGAAAAGACCAACACAATGCAGATCCTCGCAGTGGAGAAGGCAGATCTTCCAGAAAGTGTGAAACCAGACCTGTCAGAGCAGTTGGTGGAGTCCGAAGAATCATCAGATTCAGAAACTTGG agcagtgatgaagagcCTGATGACATTTCCAACCCAAAGCTGTCCCCTTTAAGAAAAAGCATCTCTTTCAGCATTAAT AATTCTGTGGCCaaaccaacagcagcagctctatCCTGTGCTAAGGTGACTCCCAGAGTCGACAGCTATGAAAGCAGGAAGCCCTACGGCCACTGGATTCCAGTCAGAGCGGGCAAATTCACCAAAGcaagcaaacacaaactcactaAGTCGCACTAG
- the rsrp1 gene encoding arginine/serine-rich protein 1 isoform X1 — protein sequence MAKGEGSHSEMATARQSDGISVIFDHKSPASSRSRSRSSGDSPGHHRVRSSHKTRQRSSSSSSVSSSSSCKLSSRPRSRSHPRCHRCSSRCRCDSRPRHGRHRGSLPRHIRADSKSYKPSSSQDRYSSRSNYRSHSKSTSHRHRNRKTEGQDRNKISRSPDRSHRNQSRTSRHSVSQTMDDKRELSTEKTNTMQILAVEKADLPESVKPDLSEQLVESEESSDSETWVRQHPKKTVSQSSDEEPDDISNPKLSPLRKSISFSINNSVAKPTAAALSCAKVTPRVDSYESRKPYGHWIPVRAGKFTKASKHKLTKSH from the exons ATGGCGAAGGGAGAAGGCTCACACTCAGAAATGGCCACCGCTCGTCAGAGTGACGGCATCAGTGTCATCTTCGACCACAAAAGCCCTGCTTCGTCTCGTTCACGCTCCCGAAGCAGCGGGGACTCTCCTGGCCACCACAGGGTGCGCAGCAGCCATAAGACACGTCAAAGGTCGTCATCATCTTCTTCAGTGTCATCCTCATCCAGCTGCAAGTTGTCATCCCGCCCCAGGTCCCGCTCTCATCCTCGCTGCCACAGATGTTCCTCCCGCTGTCGCTGCGACAGCCGCCCCAGACATGGCCGTCATAGAGGCTCCCTGCCACGCCACATCAGAGCCGACTCTAAATCTTACAAGCCGTCATCCTCGCAGGACAGGTACTCTAGTAGAAGTAATTACAGGTCCCATTCCAAGTCTACTAGCCACAGGCATAGAAACAGGAAAACTGAGGGCCAGGATAGAAATAAAATTTCCAGATCCCCAGACAGAAGCCACAGGAACCAATCCAGAACTTCAAGACACTCTGTCAGTCAGACTATGGATG ATAAGAGGGAACTCAGCACTGAAAAGACCAACACAATGCAGATCCTCGCAGTGGAGAAGGCAGATCTTCCAGAAAGTGTGAAACCAGACCTGTCAGAGCAGTTGGTGGAGTCCGAAGAATCATCAGATTCAGAAACTTGGGTGAGACAACACCCCAAAAAGACTGTGTCCCAG agcagtgatgaagagcCTGATGACATTTCCAACCCAAAGCTGTCCCCTTTAAGAAAAAGCATCTCTTTCAGCATTAAT AATTCTGTGGCCaaaccaacagcagcagctctatCCTGTGCTAAGGTGACTCCCAGAGTCGACAGCTATGAAAGCAGGAAGCCCTACGGCCACTGGATTCCAGTCAGAGCGGGCAAATTCACCAAAGcaagcaaacacaaactcactaAGTCGCACTAG